The proteins below are encoded in one region of Dermacentor silvarum isolate Dsil-2018 unplaced genomic scaffold, BIME_Dsil_1.4 Seq883, whole genome shotgun sequence:
- the LOC119435745 gene encoding uncharacterized protein LOC119435745 produces the protein MYAAVALSKALYALPLCSLRSHLWRHIDCDHRRVLRMRHGLPRASRLAETLAEAGAWPVSLTADLHALGHIERLSRAPGAGPMLSYLRGLPKSRVGKLFELYDSLVVDAPATPAAGCHQTSVCRCACASTCRGVRSKHRTPHCAVVQDASARIQGDLVGRAHLYTDGSVRQDGSAAAACVVPHLDVARQCRLSYRASSTTAELVGLHLAADILEESPFLNRAAIRCDPRSALRHFLLDERAPPLAQRVPCRLHTLQQQGSDLRLQWIPSHVGISGNESADDLARRAHDP, from the coding sequence ATGTacgctgcggtggcgctgtccaAGGCGCTGTACGCGCTCCCACTGTGCAGCCTGCGATCGCATCTGTGGCGACACATCGACTGCGACCACCGACGAGTGCTCCGCATGCGCCACGGCCTGCCCCGCGCATCCCGACTGGCGGAGACGCTCGCAGAGGCCGGCGCGTGGCCCGTCTCCCTCACCGCTGATCTGCACGCGCTTGGCCACATCGAGCGCCTATCCCGTGCCCCAGGTGCCGGCCCCATGCTGTCCTACCTCCGCGGACTTCCCAAGTCTCGTGTGGGTAAGCTGTTCGAGCTGTACGACAGCCTGGTGGTCGATGCCCCTGCCACCCCTGCAGCAGGCTGCCACCAAACCAGCGTGTGCCGCTGCGCGTGTGCCTCGACCTGCCGGGGCGTCCGCTCCAAGCACCGCACCCCTCATTGCGCTGTGGTGCAGGACGCTTCTGCACGGATACAGGGCGACCTGGTGGGGAGGGCACACCtctacacggacggttctgtccgTCAGGACGGTTCCGCGGCCGCCGCCTGCGTTGTACCGCACCTCGATGTCGCGAGACAGTGCCGCCTGTCCTACCGAGCTTCCTCCAccacagcggagcttgtgggACTCCATCTGGCAGCCGACATCCTCGAAGAGTCGCCGTTCCTCAACCGAGCGGCGATTCGTTGCGACCCGAGGTCCGCTTTGCGCCACTTCCTGCTCGACGAGCGCGCGCCGCCACTGGCGCAACGCGTTCCCTGCAGGCTGCACACACTGCAGCAACAGGGAAGCGACCTGCGCCttcagtggataccctcgcacgtcGGTATTTCAGGGAACGAGTCGGCGGACGACCTTGCAAGACGCGCCCACGATCCTTAA